A genomic window from Alkalihalobacillus sp. AL-G includes:
- a CDS encoding DUF2512 family protein gives MTGLLIKLVVCPVTVLLAFFIFPNVDYTNLWQPIIVGLVLAIGAHLMEVFLLNEQTFRMSNVLDFFAAAIIVYFVSVMLPNAEVTIMGALLTATLLTLTEIPQHTYLIKTDKTRKSPA, from the coding sequence ATGACAGGATTACTAATTAAATTGGTCGTATGTCCCGTTACAGTACTACTAGCATTCTTTATCTTTCCAAATGTTGACTACACAAACTTATGGCAGCCAATTATTGTCGGATTAGTGTTGGCAATCGGAGCACACCTTATGGAAGTTTTTCTTTTAAATGAACAGACTTTTCGGATGAGTAATGTTTTAGATTTTTTTGCAGCTGCAATTATCGTATATTTTGTCTCTGTAATGTTACCCAATGCTGAAGTCACTATTATGGGTGCTCTTCTAACCGCTACTCTACTGACCCTAACCGAGATACCTCAACACACATATTTAATCAAAACCGACAAAACTCGTAAGTCACCCGCCTAA